From a single Cyclobacterium marinum DSM 745 genomic region:
- a CDS encoding sulfatase family protein, producing MKFTGWKNLGLTCMMLGLGIVHAQTIKNNEKPNILIIFTDDQGYHDVSYYGTEDIQTPHIDAIRNDGMQFDYFYTNSPVCAPTRASLMSGRYPDHVGVPGLVRSNPANNWGYLNPETILLPAMLKKGGYHTAHIGKWNLGLMHPNLPNDHGFDYFHGWLEDMMDDYLTHRRHGKNYMRLNEEIIDPKGHATDLFTQWSVNYIKEREKEERPFFLYLAYNAPHFPVQPPKSWVEKVNKREPGLPEKRANLIAFIEHLDDGIGQVINALKETGQYENTLIIFTSDNGGHLPDLANNGLLRDGKQSMYEGGLRVPTAISWPAKIKAGSTSDQVNLSMDIFPTLTEIAGVDLDHAINGRSFLPTLLGQNMKEEARPLYFVRREGGTRYGGKAYHALRLGDWKLLQNSPFQPMELYNLKEDPYEKNNIILENKEVFQKLNAYLMSYIQEGGKVPWQKPE from the coding sequence ATGAAGTTTACCGGATGGAAGAACTTAGGCCTTACTTGTATGATGTTAGGTTTAGGAATTGTGCATGCTCAAACCATAAAGAACAACGAGAAGCCAAATATTTTAATTATTTTCACTGATGATCAGGGGTATCATGACGTCTCCTATTATGGTACAGAAGATATTCAAACTCCCCATATTGATGCCATTAGAAATGATGGGATGCAATTCGATTATTTCTATACCAATTCGCCGGTTTGTGCGCCAACAAGGGCTTCCTTGATGTCGGGTCGATACCCTGATCATGTAGGTGTACCCGGATTGGTGAGGTCAAATCCTGCCAACAATTGGGGGTATTTAAATCCGGAAACAATATTGCTTCCGGCAATGCTTAAAAAAGGGGGCTATCATACCGCACACATTGGTAAATGGAACCTTGGTTTAATGCATCCTAATCTTCCCAACGACCATGGATTTGACTATTTTCATGGTTGGCTGGAAGACATGATGGATGATTATTTGACTCATAGAAGGCATGGGAAAAATTACATGCGATTAAATGAAGAAATAATCGACCCTAAGGGGCATGCCACCGATTTATTTACCCAATGGTCGGTAAATTATATTAAAGAAAGAGAAAAGGAAGAGCGTCCATTTTTTCTTTATCTGGCATACAATGCGCCGCATTTCCCTGTTCAGCCTCCAAAATCATGGGTTGAAAAAGTGAATAAAAGGGAGCCGGGATTGCCTGAAAAACGAGCCAATTTGATTGCGTTTATTGAACATTTAGATGATGGGATTGGACAGGTAATCAATGCGCTTAAAGAAACCGGTCAATATGAGAACACCCTGATTATTTTTACTAGCGATAATGGGGGGCACCTTCCTGATTTGGCAAATAACGGTTTATTACGTGACGGAAAGCAAAGCATGTACGAAGGAGGCTTACGTGTGCCTACAGCCATCTCTTGGCCCGCGAAAATAAAGGCAGGGAGTACTTCAGATCAGGTGAACTTATCCATGGATATTTTCCCTACCCTTACTGAAATTGCAGGGGTTGATTTGGATCATGCTATCAATGGAAGAAGTTTTCTTCCTACACTATTGGGGCAAAACATGAAGGAAGAAGCAAGACCATTGTATTTTGTAAGAAGGGAGGGAGGAACAAGGTATGGAGGAAAAGCGTATCATGCCTTACGTTTAGGTGATTGGAAATTACTGCAAAACAGCCCTTTCCAACCTATGGAGCTATATAATCTTAAAGAAGACCCCTACGAGAAGAATAATATTATATTGGAAAATAAGGAGGTTTTTCAAAAATTAAATGCTTATTTAATGTCTTATATTCAGGAAGGGGGCAAAGTTCCTTGGCAAAAACCTGAATAG
- a CDS encoding RagB/SusD family nutrient uptake outer membrane protein, translating into MKTNKYILYLLSIVLLLPLSSCEDDFLEFYPEDKITSANFPQNEEDIKLLLNGVYALLRENSIYNEGLFGFGVLDGATPNAFNWGNTPIARAGTGQLNSSDGSIVSFRWTRSYAIIFRANYLLQALDQIDIPEADKTIYRAEARFLRGLAYSILAEGFGGVPIILTAISTEEARSITRASREETWEQVLADFNMAIDNLNAEAPELGRATKGAALGMKMRALLYQGKYEEVLQVINEIDALNKYELFHSYEGLFRLENENNLEVIFDIQYISGENSQGSLHDQYCGTGTGSWTRGSRYVPTDDLVNAYEMIDGSEVDPNNPFEGRDPRLEFTVVVPGAYILGYRFPNYEYPGGAFNHPGNRLKHLSARKYRIEPESDLPPSGQSGLNNIVLRYADVILSKAEAIIETNGDIDEAISLINRIRTERDDVKITPLPTGLSQEEAREKLRHERRIEFALEGLYWADIKRWGIGPEIYPVEVKDHNGDVIETKFPNGYLDFYQLLPIPDSEISLNENLTQNPGW; encoded by the coding sequence ATGAAGACCAATAAATATATACTATACCTATTATCAATAGTTTTGCTTTTACCACTTTCAAGCTGTGAAGATGACTTTCTTGAATTTTATCCGGAAGACAAAATTACTTCAGCCAATTTCCCCCAAAATGAAGAGGACATAAAACTACTACTCAATGGGGTTTATGCGCTCTTACGCGAAAACTCAATTTATAATGAAGGGCTTTTTGGTTTCGGTGTGCTGGATGGAGCGACACCGAATGCGTTCAATTGGGGGAATACACCAATTGCAAGGGCTGGAACGGGGCAATTGAATTCTAGTGATGGCAGTATTGTAAGTTTTAGGTGGACGAGGTCCTATGCAATAATCTTTAGAGCAAATTATCTTTTACAAGCATTGGATCAGATAGATATCCCCGAAGCCGATAAAACAATCTACAGAGCAGAAGCTAGATTTCTACGCGGATTGGCTTATTCTATACTTGCTGAAGGCTTTGGTGGTGTTCCGATTATTTTAACAGCCATTTCCACAGAAGAAGCAAGGTCTATAACGAGAGCAAGTAGGGAGGAAACTTGGGAGCAGGTTTTGGCTGATTTTAATATGGCCATAGATAATCTTAATGCAGAAGCTCCTGAGCTTGGCCGGGCAACGAAAGGGGCGGCTTTGGGAATGAAAATGAGGGCTTTACTTTACCAAGGTAAATATGAAGAGGTATTGCAAGTCATCAATGAAATTGATGCTTTGAATAAATATGAGCTTTTCCATAGCTATGAAGGATTGTTTAGGTTAGAAAATGAAAATAATTTGGAAGTGATCTTTGATATTCAATACATCTCCGGAGAAAATTCTCAAGGATCTTTGCATGACCAGTATTGTGGTACAGGTACCGGCAGCTGGACCCGGGGAAGCCGCTATGTACCTACTGATGATTTGGTCAATGCTTATGAGATGATTGATGGTTCGGAAGTTGATCCCAATAATCCATTTGAAGGGAGAGATCCCAGACTCGAGTTTACCGTAGTGGTGCCCGGTGCCTATATTTTGGGATATAGGTTTCCAAATTATGAATATCCGGGAGGCGCTTTCAACCATCCGGGAAACCGATTAAAGCATCTTAGTGCAAGGAAATATCGAATTGAACCTGAATCAGATTTGCCCCCTTCCGGCCAATCAGGCCTTAATAATATAGTATTAAGGTATGCGGATGTGATTTTATCTAAGGCAGAAGCCATTATTGAAACCAATGGCGACATTGATGAAGCCATCAGTTTAATTAATAGAATTCGAACAGAAAGGGATGATGTGAAGATTACTCCTTTGCCCACTGGGCTTTCTCAAGAAGAAGCACGAGAAAAACTAAGGCATGAAAGAAGGATAGAGTTTGCCTTAGAGGGATTGTATTGGGCAGACATTAAAAGATGGGGAATTGGGCCTGAAATTTATCCTGTAGAAGTAAAAGATCATAATGGCGATGTAATTGAGACAAAATTCCCGAATGGATACCTCGATTTTTATCAGTTACTTCCAATCCCCGATAGTGAGATATCACTGAATGAAAATTTGACCCAAAACCCCGGTTGGTAA
- a CDS encoding sulfatase-like hydrolase/transferase has product MKQDIPPNFIVILADDLGYGGLGAYGDSTLKTPNIDYLSENGIRFTDFHSNAPVCSPTRAALMTGNYQQRAGMEGVIYVRGETRKVGLDTGQLTVAKLLQSVGYQTGIMGKWHLGYEKQYNPVHHGFDTFYGYLSGNIDYHTHYDNAGIYDWWHNLDSIYEEGYVTDLITQHAVDFIKQNKKEPFFLYVSQEAPHVPFQGRNDPGYRFPGKEFSYHGPVKDTLEVYNEMVEVMDEGVGDIMDALRESGIEENTLVLFISDNGAEVFGNNGGLSGSKGNLLEGGHRVPGIAYWKGKIKPGESAETILSMDILPTLLKMSGAEFPEELKFDGWTCRTTFLGDKPFKKGYYFGDTETN; this is encoded by the coding sequence ATGAAGCAGGATATTCCTCCGAATTTTATTGTCATTTTAGCTGATGATTTAGGCTATGGAGGACTAGGAGCTTATGGGGATAGTACACTTAAAACACCTAATATTGATTATTTGTCTGAAAATGGGATTCGTTTTACCGATTTCCACTCCAATGCCCCCGTTTGTTCACCCACACGGGCTGCACTTATGACCGGTAATTACCAGCAGCGTGCTGGAATGGAGGGTGTCATATATGTAAGAGGAGAAACCAGAAAGGTGGGCCTCGATACGGGTCAGTTGACTGTTGCCAAGTTGCTACAATCGGTTGGTTATCAAACTGGAATAATGGGAAAGTGGCATTTGGGATATGAAAAGCAATACAACCCTGTGCATCATGGTTTTGATACCTTTTATGGATATTTAAGTGGAAACATTGACTACCATACCCATTATGACAATGCCGGAATCTATGATTGGTGGCATAATTTGGATAGCATTTATGAGGAGGGATATGTGACTGATTTAATCACCCAGCATGCAGTGGACTTTATAAAACAAAATAAAAAAGAGCCATTCTTTCTGTATGTATCTCAGGAAGCCCCACATGTTCCATTTCAGGGGAGAAATGATCCGGGATACAGGTTTCCCGGTAAGGAGTTTAGCTATCATGGGCCGGTAAAAGATACCTTGGAAGTATACAATGAAATGGTGGAAGTTATGGACGAAGGAGTGGGAGATATCATGGATGCCTTGAGGGAATCAGGGATAGAAGAAAATACCCTTGTTTTGTTTATTTCAGACAATGGAGCGGAAGTATTTGGAAACAATGGAGGGCTAAGCGGAAGTAAAGGTAACCTTTTGGAAGGAGGTCACAGGGTGCCTGGAATTGCCTATTGGAAGGGGAAGATTAAACCTGGAGAATCGGCCGAAACAATTTTAAGTATGGATATTTTGCCCACTTTACTTAAGATGAGCGGGGCAGAATTCCCGGAAGAGCTTAAGTTTGATGGGTGGACCTGTCGGACCACCTTTTTAGGGGACAAGCCCTTCAAGAAAGGTTACTATTTTGGAGATACCGAAACCAATTAG
- a CDS encoding sulfatase, whose amino-acid sequence MIRNLIILLVMAFTSYQEVLAQSKNLPNIVLLLADDLGYRDLSCYGSTQVNTPNLDKLAARGVRFTDFYAGSAVCSPSRAALMTGRSSVRAGIYSWIHTSHKMHLAESEVTTAEVLKKAGYATAHIGKWHLGYDLEAASGPGPNPGDQGFDHWIATGNNAIPSHENPVNFVRNGQALGELEGFSSHILADEAIGWLKKRPKDQPFFINLWFHEPHQKVAAPEKFLSEHKDTNLPAYYGSIENMDEAIGRILEELEIQGLTEETLIVFMSDNGSYRGAHGSNGELTKGKTTLWEGGIRVPGIFSWPGVIAKGSIENRPAGVVDVFPTIREIVSVKIDPEIVIDGTSLISLFKTGKFERKKPLYWFYPPSRPVAVIRQGPWNLIADPEIDIPRGNMFQEAYIGMIKETKLINFRLYNLRNDPKQNKDVSSENPEIFESLKNEMIQLHEEIVEEALDWRSFSWDNN is encoded by the coding sequence ATGATACGTAATTTGATAATCTTACTTGTAATGGCATTTACTTCTTATCAAGAGGTCTTGGCTCAAAGTAAAAATTTACCCAATATTGTATTGCTATTGGCAGATGACTTGGGATATAGGGATTTAAGTTGCTATGGTAGCACACAGGTAAATACGCCCAATTTAGACAAACTTGCAGCAAGGGGAGTAAGGTTCACTGATTTCTATGCAGGGTCTGCAGTTTGTTCCCCCTCCAGGGCGGCATTGATGACCGGGCGTTCATCCGTTAGGGCAGGAATCTATAGCTGGATTCACACTTCTCATAAAATGCATTTGGCTGAATCTGAAGTTACCACAGCTGAAGTATTAAAAAAGGCCGGCTATGCTACTGCCCATATAGGAAAATGGCACCTAGGTTATGACCTGGAAGCAGCATCGGGCCCAGGTCCAAATCCCGGAGATCAAGGATTTGATCACTGGATTGCAACCGGCAATAATGCCATTCCTTCGCATGAAAATCCGGTTAATTTTGTACGCAACGGCCAAGCCCTGGGTGAGCTTGAAGGCTTTTCTTCTCATATCCTTGCAGATGAAGCCATAGGTTGGCTTAAAAAGCGGCCAAAAGACCAACCATTTTTTATAAACCTATGGTTTCATGAACCTCATCAAAAAGTGGCTGCACCCGAGAAATTTTTATCCGAACACAAGGATACAAACCTTCCTGCTTACTATGGAAGTATAGAAAATATGGATGAGGCCATTGGTAGAATTTTAGAGGAACTGGAAATTCAAGGGCTAACAGAAGAAACTTTAATTGTATTTATGTCGGATAATGGAAGTTACCGAGGAGCCCATGGCAGCAATGGTGAATTGACCAAAGGAAAAACCACTTTGTGGGAAGGGGGCATACGGGTGCCGGGCATCTTTAGTTGGCCGGGAGTAATTGCAAAAGGATCCATAGAGAACAGGCCTGCGGGGGTGGTAGATGTTTTTCCGACAATTAGGGAAATTGTCAGTGTAAAAATTGACCCTGAAATTGTAATTGACGGCACTAGCTTAATTTCCCTATTTAAGACAGGCAAGTTTGAGCGTAAAAAGCCTTTATACTGGTTTTATCCTCCTTCCAGACCTGTTGCCGTAATCAGGCAAGGGCCTTGGAATCTGATAGCCGATCCTGAAATAGACATTCCCAGAGGAAATATGTTTCAAGAAGCGTATATTGGGATGATCAAAGAGACTAAGTTAATTAATTTTAGGTTATACAACCTTAGAAATGATCCCAAACAAAATAAGGATGTATCCTCAGAGAATCCTGAAATATTTGAAAGTTTGAAAAATGAAATGATTCAATTGCATGAGGAAATCGTAGAAGAAGCGCTGGACTGGAGAAGTTTTTCATGGGACAACAATTAA